The proteins below are encoded in one region of Hordeum vulgare subsp. vulgare chromosome 3H, MorexV3_pseudomolecules_assembly, whole genome shotgun sequence:
- the LOC123444864 gene encoding uncharacterized protein LOC123444864 has translation MGIQVASSSPSSSLGAGCMSLSRAQSSSSSSLAAWSVGIARRRAGHAMVTRALSASIDSVGSHGGDDEEFLRRIQELAVGLHPGAGGCGWPASVERSASSVGLPLSLRMLKRKKRQQWQRSRWNDRLPDRAGESGRGAVGRAFSSMVLIIRELQSFALQMRQALFYEDMQSVLARVHAEMDASFVWLFQHIFAGTPALMVSVMLLLANFTVYSMGDNIAMAANLPPPQPTVAAVAMLDAQHAEQSRPDQRFDSVSLKLNSFSIGRTASVDGSSGGGGKARPVAGATGDDRSDESCYRQSGAVLPQDESQATPVGAAAEDTEDELVIWRRIAEEATRMQASVRVEALMDPDILGQLVAPVEAKLDTEDLADYARTEQRYAMAVSEEPSNALLLANFAQFLYLVQRDHDRAEHYFKRAVRAEQPADAETLGWYATFLWKARDDLAAAEETFQEAIAAEPSNGHHAAAYAHFLWNTGGEDTCYPLD, from the exons atgggcatccaggtcgcgtCCTCCTCCCCGTCCTCCTCTCTGGGCGCCGGCTGCATGAGTCTGTCGAGGGcccagtcgtcgtcgtcgtcgtcgctggccGCCTGGAGCGTCGGCATCGCCCGCCGGCGCGCCGGGCACGCCATGGTGACGCGCGCCCTCAGCGCCAGCATTGACAGCGTCGGCAGCCACGGCGGGGATGACGAGGAGTTCCTGAGGAGGATCCAGGAGCTCGCCGTCGGGCTGCACCCGGGCGCCGGCGGCTGCGGCTGGCCGGCCAGCGTGGAGCGGAGCGCCAGCAGCGTCGGGCTGCCGCTGTCGCTCAGGATGCTCAAGCGCAAGAAGCGGCAGCAGTGGCAGCGCAGCCGGTGGAACGACCGGCTGCCCGACCGCGCCGGCGAGTCCGGCCGTGGCGCGGTGGGGCGAGCTTTCTCGTCCATGGTGCTCATCATCCGGGAGCTCCAGAGCTTCGCGCTGCAGATGCGGCAGGCGCTCTTCTACGAGGACATGCAGAGCGTGCTCGCGCGTGTCCACGCCGAGATGGACGCCTCCTTCGTCTGGCTCTTCCAGCACATCTTCGCCGGCACCCCCGCCCTCATGGTCTCCGTTATGCTCCTCCTCGCCAACTTCACCGTCTACTCCATGGGTGACAACATCGCGATGGCTGCCAACCTCCCGCCTCCGCAGCCCACTGTGGCGGCCGTCGCAATGCTCGACGCCCAGCACGCGGAGCAGTCCCGTCCTGATCAGCGGTTCGACAGTGTGTCGCTCAAGCTCAACTCGTTCTCCATTGGCCGCACGGCCTCGGTGGACgggagcagcggcggcggcggcaaggcTCGGCCGGTCGCCGGGGCCACCGGCGACGATCGCTCGGACGAATCCTGCTACCGGCAAAgcggcgcggtgcttcctcaggacGAGTCACAGGCGACGCCGGTGGGGGCGGCCGCGGAGGACACGGAGGACGAGCTGGTCATCTGGAGAAGGATAGCCGAGGAGGCGACGAGAATGCAGGCGAGCGTGCGCGTCGAGGCTCTGATGGACCCGGACATCCTGGGGCAGCTCGTCGCGCCGGTGGAGGCCAAGTTGGACACGGAGGACCTGGCCGATTACGCGAGGACGGAGCAGAGATACGCGATGGCCGTGTCCGAGGAGCCGAGCAACGCGCTGCTGCTGGCCAACTTCGCGCAGTTCCTGTACCTGGTGCAGCGCGATCACGACCG GGCGGAGCACTACTTCAAGCGGGCGGTGCGCGCGGAGCAGCCGGCGGACGCGGAGACGCTGGGGTGGTACGCGACGTTCCTGTGGAAGGCGCGCGACGACCTGGCGGCCGCGGAGGAGACGTTCCAGGAGGCCATCGCCGCCGAGCCCAGCAACGGGCACCACGCGGCGGCCTACGCGCACTTCCTGTGGAACACGGGCGGCGAGGACACATGCTACCCCCTCGACTGA